The genome window ACTTTCTTAAAATAACTTTCGGTATACCTGTATGTATCCATTATAAATACAGTGTTGTAAACTTTCATTATCACCACATTTTATTACTTTTATTCTCTCTACCAAAATTCATAAACTTTGTTCGCGATGGAAACCAAAAAAATAACCATGTTGTCTAAGGTTAATGCCATGTCGAATAACTATACATTGAGGTTGAAGATAGTTTCGTTGTGGCGTAAGATGATGCATGGACAGCCCAATGTGACATATCGCGTTGACATGATATGCATGGACGAACAGGTTTTTAAtgaatattgttttttatattgTTAAATTATTTAGTGTATTAGTTACGTTTGATGTGTTTATTAATAGGTTTTGACAtaaaattttataattatttatttattttcagggTGATATGATTTTGGCAAATTGTCTTCATAAGATATTGCCAAGGTTTGATCATCATTTTAAACTCGACGAAGTTCTTCTCATTAGCAGGGCATCTATTGCTCCAAATAATGCAACTATCAACTACACCAATGATAAGCGGAAGTTAACATTTACTCTGTTCAGTCAGATTGAAAAAAGTGTTGATTGGTGTGGTCCCAAGTATTCTTTCTCTTTTGTGAATTTCAAAGATGTTGTTGAAAATAAAGTTGATGTTGGTACAACCGTTGGTAAATAGTTTAACTCAAGATTTATAATTATGTTTGAAGTATgtttctttttggttttttttccAATTTACCATTATTCCCTTCTATATAGATTTCATAGGGTATGTTGAAGTCTGCTTTAATATGGAAGACACGGATAAAAAAGATGGTTCCAAAGGCAAGAGATTGAACATAAGAGTTAAGGATATTGAGTGAGTATTTTACTTCATCCCTATAACAtccgttatattttttttttataaaggcCTTTCATATAGATTTATTATATAACATGTAGGGGTCATCAAGTTATTGCTACTTTGTGGGATTCATTTGCCATAGAAATGCATGATTACTTCAATAATCCAAACAGAGAGAAGCATGTCGTTGTTTTGATTCACTTTGGTGTTGTCAATCTATACAGAGGTATGAATCAACATCATTTTGATTGAAAACTGTAGTGTTTAAATTGGTTGTGTCAATCAACTTTATTAACATCCTATATAATTTATTCATTTGTTATTTTGTAGATAAGAAAGGTTTGTCAACTTCCTTTGATATCAGTAGAATGTTCATCAATTCTGATCTTGATGAAATAACATCATTCAAGAAGTGGTAAGAAAAAATAGTTTAATTTAGTATTTATCAAACATTAATATTAGATGTTTGTTTAATTTTATAATTTCCTTAACTACAAGCTTAGCTACCTATTACCTCTTCATTTGTTGAATGTTATAGCTTTGTTGACAAGTTTGCATCTACACCATCTGAAAGTGACAATGCTGGCTCATATATGATATCATCCGCTGAGGATGAGTTTCTAAACAACACTGGTTTTGTTTTGTCAGCTTATCTTAGTACCATTCAAAAGGTTATATCCACcttattgatttttttatttatcatAATAAATAACAATTTGATTAAATTACATGTATTTTTTCTTTAATTCATTAGCCCAAGAAGGTCATTTTAGTTGGTACAGTAATCGGGATATGCACTGATAAAATCTGGTACTATAATGCATGCAACCACTGCAAATCCAGTGTCGAAGAAACATATGTGACTGTTGAAAATGAGGATGGTTCTGGTTGTTTTGATGAAAAAAGGATTGTCATGTGTACAAACGCTAAATGTAAAGGAGTTGATATTGTGTCCTTTCCTCGGtatgtttttataaaacttttTGATAAAATTTTTTTTAAAGGTTTTAAATTTTCAGGTTACTAATCCTGAAAATTTATATTTTGTTGTGATTAAACTAAAATAGATACAAGATTCCTATTCGCGTGCAAGACTCATACGGCACCGTCACTCTTACACTATTTGATTTTGAGGCTGTTAAGCTTTTCAAAAAAACGGCAAAAGAGTTGGTTGAAGTGCATAATGAGGTACTTTATCCTACTAATTATGTTTTTATTTACAATATTTATGAATATTGTATTTATTTTGCGTGATTATTTACAGAAATCCTTAATTATTTTTGTACGTGATAGGAGTTGGCTTCTGGAGGCGTTCCCAAACCTTATCCGGAATTGTTTGACATTTTAGTTGGGAAAAAACTTGGTTTTATCATCAATGTTTTAGAGTTTAACATTATACACCAAGTTGAGAACTACGGAATCTCAATGCTCACCTCTGATGCGAATATTCTTGCTGGTCTCTACTCTAAATTTAAAATACATGAGGTATAAAACCTCGTGTCATTACTAGAAGTTGGGTTTTTGTTAAATGTTGAAAAACCTTTAAAGTTGCATTTCATATTAATTTTGTATTGATACAGTATGAGAAATCTGAATCAACCGAGGCTCAACCTTCTGGAATCCAATCTGTTGCTTGTGATGTTTCAAAGGTTTTTATTGCTTACAGCtaaattatttaataattataagTATACTAAAATGCACGTATTGTTTGGAATTATTTTAGTCTTACcaataattttatatttttcagGATGAGGTTTCTTTCACTGGTGATAACCAAACACCGATGTCCAAAGGATTGGAGAATGATGCAAAGACAACGTCTTCTGGTGAGGTGAAACGTAATCTGCACGATGTTTATGACGTTGATGATACACTTGGATCTTCTTCAACAAAACGTCGTGTTAATGATGGAAAGGATGAATGCCCATATTCTGAAGGGGGTAACATGTTGATTCCAAAAATCGAGAAGTAGTTGAAGTCtttatatttatgtttttatGGTGTTCAACTTAAGACAATTTGTTTTGTTTATGGACATGAGAGTATGGGGGTTTTTTAATGTTATTCTGAATAATCTGAGACAATTACGTGTGTTGGTTTTATCAATTACTTTTTGAAGttattttgtgtttgttttatcAATTACGTATTACGTTGTTATTACATTTTGAAGTTAGTATGTGTTGGTTTTATCAGTTTTGTGTATTCTTATATTATTTTCTTTACTAATTTTGATATTCATAATACTTGTACCCAGTTAAAATTTTGTATTACAGACCTTTTTGATTCATATTACTAAGTGTGTTATAAAGATGAGTTTTGTATTTTCGTAATAGAAAATTATCAATTATaatgtacttatttgattgtgaACTCTCTTATACTAAGTATATTCTAGCAGATGTTAATTCTTTGTTTGTAACGTTATTTTTTCTTTGTGTATTTCACTAAACGTTAACTTTTTGTTTGTAATGTTATATATCTTACTGTATAAAATGTATGTCAGTTATTTTTTTTAGGTATTTACGTATAAATAATCATTTTGTATAGCATTCTACTCTCATTTTAAATCAAATAAAATTTGTTTACAAATCTTGAAATATACAATGTCCATTTTTTCTCATGTTCAGAAATCTTATGTTACATTTTTAGATTTCAAACCTAAAAGAATTTAATAAGTTAGTCATGATAACCGCTTAATTGGTATGTTTTATTGCAATTAAATTTTTTTAAAGCACGTAATTATACTGACATTATGATATATGATCGTCAACTATTATAAGCTATTTCTATTTTGAAATGAAATTCGTTGTATTGCAATTATTTGTCTATCAACTATACAAAAAAAATCGTAATTTATTGTAGATTACATCTTAATTTGTAGATTGTATTGCAAGTGAATTATTTAAGGTAAGTATTTAAATTATATGTTTCGTATGGCATGATTATAAAAATAGTTAGATTTTAATTTAGTAGGTcgtttttaaaactttaaattccgATTAATTTCCAACTGGTcaacattttttattaatattctTTATTAATTTCCAAATCCTTTCCTTCATTAACCATTTTTTAAAAACTTCAAGATTTGACAAATCGTATTCTATATTTTAGTTGTTTACCAAAAATGTTATCACCTTCTTCTATAAATACGGTATTTAATTGTCTCCATTCTCATTCTAAATTGCTTTGCTATTCTGTAGATTTCTTCATCAAGGTATTCAGTTAAACATTTTATTTCGATTATGTCACTATTGAAGATATGTGATGCACcactttttaacaatttttaactatatttttttgtatttacAATTACGTCTTCAAATCTGCGCAGGTATCATGTCTGCGAACACAGATATCTCATATGATTTATTTCTTAAAGATACAACCATCACTAAAGTTGGGGACATATGGGAAATATCAAAGGTATACGTGTATCTTCTTAACGAACTATATTTTTTCTTCATAGTTAACAACTGATATCTTGTGTTACATATTTTCAGCCAAAAGGTGTTGTTATTGTTGGTACTGTTATTAGTGTTAACAAATGTTGGTATCATATGACATGCCCTAAGTGTTCACACGAAGCCACTTTGGAGGTCGAGGAACTTTTTGCACCTGATTGTTTTGATGATTTCCAGCAATTTGATGTTTATTACTGCTCCAATTATCAATGTTCTGAGAATACAGTTGAACCAGTTCCGAAGTTTAAAATTAATCTTCAAGTTGCTGATCAGTCGGATGATGTTGAGCTGATTTTGTTTCACGACCAGGCCGTTCAGCTTTTTAATAAATCGCCAAAACTTTTGATTGAAGAGAACAAAAAGGTTGGTATTAAAATTATATGGTATAAAAAACCATAGTTTGTGTATCATAacattttatactttttattaatgaAACCAAAATTTGACAGCACTCTCAATCTGACGATAGTATGAGGCTTCCAgaagaaataaagttgattgttgGGAAAGTTTTCGCTTTCAAAATAGAAGTCACGGAGTACAATTTGGTTCATTATGACGAGGTTTATGGAATTACCCATATAAGCGATGATGCAAACCTTATTGTTGAGATTAACAACAAATTTGTTTCTCTAAAGGTTTTGAATTCATTTATGAAATTGAAGTTCCGTGAATATTTCACATAACTaataaatttttttatattattttgtgcAGGATCAGAAGAATGTCAATGGCAAACGATGTGTTAACGATGTGAAAGACATTCATGTGATTGAACACTCTGTTTCAACGAAGCGCAAGACCATCGGTTGAGAttaccatgtcaaatgtctatcagttttatttatgaaatttaatgcatttttgttttttttcaatAATTACTATGAGTGTTTGTTGACGTACTATTATTTAATATTGGAATATTATTGAAATTTTTTATGGTGTTTTCATTATGTTGTTCTATCATTTTCTTATTCTTCTCAGTAATAAAATGTTTAATTGATAGTTGAATTTTATATACATATTCACATGATTAAAATTGAAGTTTATAATATTAATCATTTTGTAAAGTCAGATTGTAAAGTTAAGGATCAATCACTGCCAAATTTAACTACTATTCAAATTAATCAATGAAAACGTTAGTATATTATGACACAATTAACATTCATTCTTTAAGTATGTCCACACTGATTAATTAATAAATTGGCGATTAAATAAAAAGTAAGTTGCTGTTTTTTTTCAATTCACATAAGTAGACATTAGATTGATTTTGGCTAAATAAAGATTAGTAATtgtaataattaaaaaaattgttATACAGATTTTTAAAAAATACTTTAATGTACACAAAGTAGTTATCTTATTAATGGTTAATCACTATTCTCAACCTAAACAAATTGTCAATTTCGGTTTAAATATCTTGTATACTAATTTAGGTAGTAATGATATTTAGAATTTCCAAACATATGTATCCATCTTTTGGAAACGTACTGTTAGTATATTCGATCTTTACTTTTTCAAAtgaataaatattttttttacatttttctaagaATAAAATATTATGGTAAGTTTAGAATGCCTAACAATATACTTAATTACATTCCATATTGACACACCGTTTACATAATGACTTATGTTTTTTACCCTATATATGTGTAGGATACAAATTTCTTGTGATCAAATTTCAATTATATTACCAATCTATCACAAGACTTCAATGAcaaattcaaggtaattgtttttTATCTATGAATCGATATATGTAATGTTTTGTATGATATCCATTTTCACAAATGATTCAAGGTATAACTGTTATCCATTTTACGTATACTAATTTGTTAATCCGATACAGATATTGTTACTAATACAAGATGTCAAAGAGAACCTATAATCTTCGTTCATCAAGATCATCATCTGCTAAATCCAAACCCTTTGATGTTAACAGTAAGTGCTTACTATGaaagttttataatttttaaaaataatatactacgtgtttagttttaattttaattttaataatcaTATATACATATAGGTGTTTTGGATAGAACTCCTCTGTCAAACATTTCAAATGGTAAGAGATTGGTGTTTAAATATAACATATAAGGTAGTATTCATTATATTTTTGTTTATTATGAAACGTTTACTATTTTTCTTTATGTGGTTTGTTCAATTTTAAGTGATTGATACCGGTGAAAGGCGAAGAATCAGAAAAATAATACTTGAGAGTAAGAGGTCGAAGAATAAAAGTTCTTCTTCAAATGTTGGTGTGACAGGACGTGATAAAGAAAACTTATGTCACGTATCTAATGTTACAAATCAAATAGATATGACAGTCCGTTATCAGAGCAGTGTAGATGCTACGCTATCTTCATATACTAATAGTAAgtgtaaataaaatatttaaaccATTGATAAATATGGGTACTTTTAATAATCCAATTATAGATATAGGTGATTTTGACAGAATTCCTCTTTCAGCCATTTCTACTGGTATGAATTTATATGTGTGTTATTGAAAAATCATTTTATATGTTAACTTCTTTTTTTAAATGAgttgtaatttatttatttatatatttgtgGGAGATTATTCAGTTATTGATAGTGTAGAGAGACGAAGTATCCGAAAAGCAATAATTGACAAAAAGAAGGGAAAGAAAACAACTTCTACTTCAAACGTGGATGTCGGCATACGTGGGAAAGAAAACGTATCTCAAGTATCTAATGTTACATATAATTTAAATACGACAACCCCGTTACATGGAACTATGAATGGTATGCCTGCTTTACTTGATAAATACTTATGTACATGATACTTTTTAATAATTTATATCAGTTTGTAACCGTA of Helianthus annuus cultivar XRQ/B chromosome 1, HanXRQr2.0-SUNRISE, whole genome shotgun sequence contains these proteins:
- the LOC118488126 gene encoding uncharacterized protein LOC118488126 → MSNNYTLRLKIVSLWRKMMHGQPNVTYRVDMICMDEQGDMILANCLHKILPRFDHHFKLDEVLLISRASIAPNNATINYTNDKRKLTFTLFSQIEKSVDWCGPKYSFSFVNFKDVVENKVDVGTTVDFIGYVEVCFNMEDTDKKDGSKGKRLNIRVKDIEGHQVIATLWDSFAIEMHDYFNNPNREKHVVVLIHFGVVNLYRDKKGLSTSFDISRMFINSDLDEITSFKKCFVDKFASTPSESDNAGSYMISSAEDEFLNNTGFVLSAYLSTIQKPKKVILVGTVIGICTDKIWYYNACNHCKSSVEETYVTVENEDGSGCFDEKRIVMCTNAKCY